The genomic stretch ACTTCTCCCTCTACAGTTGGCTTGTGCTGATGACGTGATCACTACAAGGCATTCACTAGAGGGAGAAGAGGTTGGCGATCCTTGTGGGAGCTGCTGGAGTAGGTAAGACAGCTGCTGCTACACTCTAATATATATACAGGGGAGCAGGAGACACGGGGAGGGAAGCAGAGGCACGGGGACAGAAGGCAGGACAACACAGGAAATTCCCAACATGGTAGCAGGCTGGTGATTCATATCGGCTGGCGTTTGTAAGTccgggatttcctgtattcacagTATGAGACGCAGGaaatttttctccccatttttgggggagaaaaagggtGTCAAATACAGTACAGTCGTAATAGGCATAGTATAACATTGGttaatattacagatattttactacaactaaacctacccttaaaaccctgccgggggcctaaccctaagaccccctcccccagcggaacctaaccctaagacccccacctggtggtgcctaaacctaagacctcctctggtggtgccaaaATCTaggaccccctggtggtggctaactgTAAAAACACCCTTCCTAACGTCTTAACACTAAAACCCCTTTCTGAGCTACATACGAAAATTAACAAAATTATAATGAACAAAATTATAATTCTCAAATCAAATGTAAAAATTATAAAAAcgtagaattacattttaaaaccaTAATCAACAAAATTATAATTGTTGAACAAacataaaaaatgacaaaaatagaatctcaaaatgttaaaaatgtaaaatgataattaaaaaaatggaaattgTCAAATCGAATTTCATAACGATATTTTTTCAAACCACTAATtctgaaaatgaaaaatttcGGTTTGACGGGCACGGCGCCCGGCGGCCAAATCGTCCAGTTTTGCACCCAATGGCTGAATGGATATTTAACCATagagtgaatggcagcgcccgatttgtccacttttcATATGCGCCCAGTTAGGgagggtcggaaatgccaatttcctaaTCCGCAGAAATTCCTATTTCCACCAATGCTGATTGCCGATTACCGATTTCGCTGAGTTCCAGTCGTTTTCTGATTTCCAAGTTCAGATTTCTGATTtccaagtagttttttttttttttttgggggggggggggggggatttttttgcattctctgattggccaaatacttccatgcTGACtcttcattctctgattggtccagtgcttctaagttctgtgattgggctaaaattaccgaattgcagtaatgcagaatTTCCACAGAGTTCCGTTTTCAGATTGTAAATCTGTttttttctgattggaaatgcagaaatttcaattcagCGAAATAAGCATCCCTTTCCTATGCCCAATTTTCCTGCCTCCTAGGAAACAATGCAGGAGGAATTGTCCAATATGAGAGCTGGTTATCAACATTCAATTAAGACGCAcaattttcttttttctccatgtaaaaattgtatgcaaattctaACCTGTAACATGCAAGTGTGTAGCGGACACTCAGCCCTGCATGGAGGATACGCAGAcagttgaccccccccccccccccagctctgggccccctggggTTGCAGGGTCTGCTCCCTAATAGCCACACCCcgtcagacgcgtatctggagccgtgcagatggggctcctgctataggcgcccttgtgactcacctcccagggggcgCATCAATCAGTAAATCACCCCTCCCTCCCAACCAAACCTGTTGCCTTATAGTACATTCCTAAGAGGGAGAGGACTCTGTCCCGTCCACCTCCCTCCTGCCAGCTACTGTCGTAGCCCCAGCAACGCTGCTCACAACCCTCTCCTGAGTCCTGATTGGTCTCATGCCTGTGCCGCaggggcttatggggctggaagaggaGAGGAATGTGTGTGTAGCAGCCAGCCACGAGGTGACACACTACACAGAGTCAGAGCAGAATGGATGGAGtgagtggacacactgcagaggACGGCAGGCAGGGAGAGAGATCATCACGCTGGTTAGTGGTCTTAGGATGATCTCTTGCAGCAGCATTTATAAAAGCAAAGGACCTGTGAATTGTCTCACCAGCATCTGTGTACTGTGAGCCTCAGGAGAGCTGCTATATCAGCATTGTCAGATTTACAGCCTACACTGCCCACATTGCTCTCAGCAGGCTCACTGTACACAACAGCAGGTCAGAAGATTCACAGGTTCTTTGCTTTTATCAGCCCTGCTGCAGGAGATCATTCTGATAAGAGCAATGACTAGATAAGGAAACAGATGCTGGGGTAGGAGGAGGGTACTGAAcattctaatgctgggtacacacttgcGATTTCCCGATCGATcgactatttccgacatgttcaatcgatacagctgtcgattttgtatgcttaacatgcaaaatcgactGCTGTATTGATTGAAAccagatcgaacatgtcggaaataatcgatcaatGCCACGGATCGAGTGGGAaattgcaacgtgtgtacccagcattaggtcaACTCACTGTCTTCACTCACTGCTCTTCAGTCCAAGTCTCAGGGTGAATATTCACCAGCACAACATAGGAAGATGTATCCAGCGAAGTCCCCCGATGACAAGCGTTCCCCAATCCACCTACCTGCGGGCAATGTTACACAAGCAACGTTACACTGCGGGCAATGTTACACAAGCAACGTTACACTGCGGGCAATGTTACACAGGCAACGTTACACTGCGGGCAATGTTACACAAGCAACGTTACACTGCGGGCAATGTTACACAGGCAACGTTACACTGCGGGCAATGTTACACAGGCAACGTTACACTGCGGGCAATGTTACACAAGCAACGTTACACTGCGGGCAATGTTACACAGGCAACGTTACACTGCGGACAATGTTACACAGGCAACGTTACACTGCGGGCAATGTTACACAGGCAACGTTACACTGCGGGCAATGTTACACAGGCAACGTTACACTGCGGGCAATGTTACACAGGCAACATTACTCTGCGGGCAATGTTACACAGGCAACGTTACACTGCGGACAATGTTACACAGGCAACGTTACACTGCGGACAATGTTACACAAGCAACGTTACACTGCGGGCAATGTTACACAGGCAACGTTACACTGCTGGCAATGTTACACAGGCAACGTTACACTGCGGGCAATGTTACACAAGCAACGTTACACTGCGGGCAATGTTACACAGGCAACGTTACACTGCTGGCAATGTTACACAGGCAACGTTACACTGCGGGCAATGTTACACAAGCAACGTTACACTGCGGGCAATGTTACACGGGCAACGTTACACTGCGGGCAATGTTACACGGGCAACGTTACACTGCTGGCAATGTTACACAGGCAACTTTACACTGCGGGCAATGTTACACAAGCAACGTTACACTGCGGGCAATGTTACACGGGCAACGTTACACTGCGGGCAATGTTACACAAGCAACGTTACACTGCGGGCAATGTTACACAAGCAACGTTACACTGCGGACAATGTTACACAAGCAACGTTACACTGCGGGCAGTGTTACACAAGCAACGTTACACTGCGGGCAATGTTACACAGGCAATGTTACACAAGCAACGTTACACTGCGGGCAATGTTACACAGGCAACGTTACACTGCTGGCAATGTTACACAGGCAACGTTACACTGCGGGCAATGTTACACAAGCAACGTTACACTGCGGGCAATGTTACACGGGCAACGTTACACTGCGGGCAATGTTACACAAGCAACGTTACACTGCGGGCAATGTTACACAAGCAACGTTACACTGCGGGCAATGTTACACAAGCAACGTTACACTGCGGGCAATGTTACACAGGCAACGTTACACTGCGGGCAATGTTACACAGGCAACGTTACACTGCGGGTAATGTTACACAGGCAACGTTACACTGCGGGCAATGTTACACGGGCAACGTTACACTGCGGGCAATGTTACACAAGCAACGTTACAAAGTCAAGCGCTTGCGGTACTTTTGCAGAGTCGTCGgagatcttaaagagacactataacttgaaaaaatccctctggggatacttacttccagaaggggaagcctctggatcctaatgaggatccccccgtcctcctgtgttccagcgctggctctcctgaaaccactaccgacagcctgtggCGGTTGTGGCGCAAGCgtagtagcgcctgcaatatgtACCTTTCCCTGCTCCAGTGCagatgcagtagtggctttctAGATGAAAAAATCCAAGCCCAAGCAGGGCTAATCTACTGGGCaggcaacgggggggggggggggggggcgcaacttcagtgtttgccataggcgctattttactcagatacgcccctgcacCCCGTATTGTCCCTGGAAATCATACACAGCTAGTAAGTAGGGATTAGCATCCCAATTCTGAAAGCTTCGGAACAGAACTTACATTTAAACTGATGTGCAGCGggggtggggtgtgtttacttatCCTTGTTGCCACCTCTGTGCGCTCTCCTCTACATTGCCTTTCTGCTCTCCAGCTACTTCCTCTTCCGGCTGTGAAGGTAGAAGTAGCTGGAGAGTTGGAATGCAATGTGGAGGGCAGCACACAGAGGTGGTGACCAGGGGGAGTTACTCCTGCAGTGGTGTGCATTAGGGAGAGAATTGTGATTGGCTCAATTTAAActgtgatgtcaccagatggCAGATCTCTCACTTTCCCTGGTTCCCCCCAGATATCTTTATACAACCATCCCCTACCCATAACCCAGTATGGAGGGGCTCAGTAAAGGTGGCAGTtaaggtgtggaggtgtctgatggggtcacacagggcataaaaggagatctgcccggcctcataatccagatatatcctGACTCTATCACTGGGGATCCCATCAGGTAACTGGATCTCTTTATTGTCATGTCTCACTGAGTACTGATTAtcctccctgcacaaacaccaGGAGATGTTATTATATCCAATCTGTGACTGATATCCTACCCTGGCTATACTTGGGTAACACATCCCGACTGTCCATATTTCTAATcccccaacatccacttcccagtaatgtcgccctgaggagaaacCCCGGCAGCTCAACACCTGAGGAAGCCAAAATCTCTCTGGTGTTTTTGGGCGGTTCTGCCATACTGACAGAGATGCAGTTTTCCTATCATCTGATATATGTAGATTATTAccagctgtgtttacatccagtaatatgtctgcagGCTGTATATAGATCCCCCCAGTTACCCCAGACATAATATCAGCTactcctgtgtgtaatgtgtgtgagatgccgaCCACATCCAGATCCTCTCCATCATGGAGCTGCTTATCATgtctgtcctccgtgtcacacaagtcacccgtgtgtgattcctgtaagacagtcagtggatcagtcatgttacacagctcctcaatgtgacacATCTTTCTAGACAGCTCCTCCTTCTTTATCTCCAGCCGCTCAATGCCATCATCATAGCATTGTACGCGCCTTGTGATGTCACTCGGGACTCTCTTCTCCAGGTCCCCCAGGTCTCTAAACAGGGCAGTGACTCTCTCTGCTTCACCATCTGTTTTtacttgtgcttttctcctgagttcctccagactctggactcttttctcagcctcctctgtctctgccatcagtgtctgcagatcatttctcagcttcttctttttcttctcagaGGCCTCCTGTGGTGTCTCCACCTGGTGTCCCCGATGTTCTCCATCCAGTCtgcaggacacacagacacaggctgcatcctcagtgcagtagTACTTCAGTATTTCCTTATGCACGGAGCATTTCCACTTCCCCAGGTCAGTGGTGGGCGGCAGTAAAGTGTGTTCCCCTGACCTGTCATGTTTCCTCAGGTGATGGTCACACAAGGAGGTCTCACACTGCAGACAGGATTTAGTAGCAGGAACAGGAAAGTCAGAGTAATTACAGAAGACCCCAGTCTGCTCCTGATCTGTCTCTGTAGCATGAAAAGTCTCACAGATATTATGTAATGTTGTGTTCCTCACCAGCTCAGGCCTCTTCCTGTATCTCTTCTGACATTCAGGACATTTATATTCCTGTAGATCCTCCTGATGATTCCAGGCTCGTGTGATGCAGCCCCGGTAGAAGTTGTGGCCACACGGCAAGGTCACAGGATCTCTATAGATCTCCATACAGATAGAGCAGCGGAGCTCAGCAGTCACATTagcagacaccattgtcacacctggaaccagatgAGCAGGTTAGGTTAGGTATTTCTCTGTCACATGACAAGTAAGGTGCAGCCGGTTACACAGTTATCAATGGTTACCTTTGtcactgtatgtacagtacttaGAGATGTATAGATGTATAGCAGTGAAGCAGGTTCAGGGATTATCAGCATTGGGTACTGGGTATGTCGGTAATGATAATTTCAGGGCTAATTTGACATTAAAATTCCAAAGAGACTAAATGGATCACCAGCCCAACAACCAGCCTTGTGGGATAAAGTGTAACCAGTGATGTGACAATATTGGCATGGATTCCTTTATGTCATTATGTGGACTGTCCTATCGGAGTccgttttcagcaacacatcaatgttacagactgatacatgttgctgaaatgtGGACAGAAGAGCACTAGTGTGTTCAGGCCTgaggcagctgtcaaactgatccatGTGACTTTCACATACAATTTTATACATTtctcatatttatatatataaaaatcgtatgtatgtatgcatgtgctgcgatcactcgaaaacggtgtcacaagccccctagtggccggaccgcacaatgccttccaatcggattCAGCattcagaccatgcaatctgtggtcgcaatcggtgcgcagaaaccgctgggattttggcagcagacggactagaagggagccatgtgagttacggtaatacaatttacacactatttcagggtataactgccaccacctctgttaccatgggacagaggagcccactgactggctgattctagacctgcaaataaaaacggttaaacatacTCTATTttgtctagctatcaacaatagtagcgactcttcagaggccagggttcagtttgtgcggctgaatagcagggtagctgaacaaataaatgacgttagcattgtttattaaaaatgctatataaataattaatatatacagaaaatcattaaaatcaacaattatagagacaaataatagcgcAGTATGGTAAATAAAAATAAGGGAAGAAAATACTtacgttcgtggaaatatgtcctttctgggaaaacttgtaacattcctttgtttcagttcaggcaaaatggccaccagcacaTGGTTCTCTGGCTGGGTTGACCAGAtgatggtacacaggggaggactgcccCTCCTTATATGCATcctggttttatggaagctagttttggggtgggaccAAGCCCACCCCTCTGGttgacaaaccaatcacagttcaagtccttggagagagatttatttttaaatgtataaaccgctgtaattcaaaaccaataaatgccacatttgcacTGATGACAGATTAATACACAGTGGATTCGGGGAATCATACAGAGGCCAAGAATCCTGAGTCTAGCCCACGTGGTTGCACCAAAATTAATAACTCTGCTTAGGAATGGGCTACAAACTCCCACAatcttttaaccatttaccgccatcctaacgtattaaaacgtcatgcttacctctattaacagcaacatgacgttttaatacgtcgcgcattcccgccgctgctaccgccgtgtgtccgccgctaccgccgccattaccgtcgggatcccgtgctgggcgattggggaagaggactgaacagtcctctacccaatcgcagtgcctggagtgaatggacgtgaccgcgaacagcggctacgtccattcacataaacaggaaatgtaacagtttaataaagtgtgtaaaaaaaaaaaaaaaaaaaagtgaacacgtcctatgagtgttcaccagcgccatcttgtggccaaaaagtatattacacttacaaaatacatacattttcaagtatatacacatcattaataaaattacacttccaaccctcccccccaaaaaaaacacttgtaaaaaaaaaaatcagcttaaaaaaaataaataaatagttgccttagggactcagctttttttattctatattttatgggggaaaattaattttaatttattacataggggcttgtaattatggccagaacaaacagaaaaataacca from Hyperolius riggenbachi isolate aHypRig1 chromosome 5, aHypRig1.pri, whole genome shotgun sequence encodes the following:
- the LOC137519482 gene encoding E3 ubiquitin/ISG15 ligase TRIM25-like, which produces MVSANVTAELRCSICMEIYRDPVTLPCGHNFYRGCITRAWNHQEDLQEYKCPECQKRYRKRPELVRNTTLHNICETFHATETDQEQTGVFCNYSDFPVPATKSCLQCETSLCDHHLRKHDRSGEHTLLPPTTDLGKWKCSVHKEILKYYCTEDAACVCVSCRLDGEHRGHQVETPQEASEKKKKKLRNDLQTLMAETEEAEKRVQSLEELRRKAQVKTDGEAERVTALFRDLGDLEKRVPSDITRRVQCYDDGIERLEIKKEELSRKMCHIEELCNMTDPLTVLQESHTGDLCDTEDRHDKQLHDGEDLDVVGISHTLHTGVADIMSGVTGGIYIQPADILLDVNTAGNNLHISDDRKTASLSVWQNRPKTPERFWLPQVLSCRGFSSGRHYWEVDVGGLEIWTVGMCYPSIARVGYQSQIGYNNISWCLCREDNQYSVRHDNKEIQLPDGIPSDRVRIYLDYEAGQISFYALCDPIRHLHTLTATFTEPLHTGLWVGDGCIKISGGNQGK